The Oscillatoria sp. FACHB-1407 DNA segment CTCAGCAGGGTGGTACTTAGGTTTGGCGCACCTGTTACAGGGGCAGGAAGAAGAGGCACAGATGATCTGGCTGATGGCGATCGCCGAGGCTGACTCAGAAGAAGCTGACCTCTGGACGGGTGAATTACTGCAAATCCTGCATTCTGAGGCAGAGCAGCGAGAACCCGCAGTTTCTGAGCCAACGGAAGATGAAGCACCTGTAAAAGAACAAGACATTCAGCAGGAACAGCTTGCCTGGTTAATTCGGCGGCACATTTACGAGATTGCGCCCCAGGATGTAACCAACCTGCTGAAGCTCGTGCAGCGATCGCTCCGACTCAACCGATTTCAACCCGACGACTTAGTTGACCTGGGGTTGATTGAGCAATTGCAAACTGAGCCATACCCAGACGTTGATACAGGGTTGCTCTTTCAGGTACTTAAGGACTTGCTGCAACAGGTGCCACTTGCTCCCCAGGTCGCTGATCTCACCGAAGCCTGTCTGCCCTACGTGCAAGACCCCACGCCGATAGTGGATCTGCTCCTCCCGGTGGCATCTAAGCTGCACGAAGTGAGGCGCAACAAGGGACTCGCCTATCGCTACGCCGACATGTGTATGCGGTTGGATGGCGATCGCGCTGATGTGGTCAACCAACTGTGTTGCATCTGTCAGGACGATCGCCGCTACACCGAAGGCATTGAGTTAGCCCGTCGCTATTACGACAAGTGCAACACCATCATCGAAAAAATTGTAGGCAATGCGCTGTTGCTGCGGGGGTTGATGAATACAGGCACCCACTGGCAAGAAGCAGAAGCGGTATTGCACCGCCAAACTGAGTTATTTCAGACCCTAATCGCCGATGATGAGGGCAATGTCGATCGCTTCTTTGATGTGTCCGTAATCTGCACTCCCCTCTTCTTCTACCCCTATTTTGAAGACAATCCCCGTGTCAATCGCACTCTGCAAAATCAGGTTGCCGCACTCTATCTCAAAGGACTACAGGGTTATTTAGAGAAACACGTCGAGGATTACCAACCCTATCCCCAGGCTCCACTGGTGCGATCGCCAGAGCACAAGAAACTGCGGATCGGTTACCTCTCCCGCTTTTTTTATCGGCACTCGATCGGTTGGCTGTGTCGCTGGCTATTTGAGCACTACGATCGCGATCGCTTTGATGTCTACGCTTATTTCATTCAACTCACCGATCTGGATGACTTCTCAAAACAGTGGTTCGTCAGCAAAGCCACCCGCTCATGCAGCTTTGATGGTGATAACTTAGGCATTGCCAAAGCCATCCGCGAAGACGAAATCGATATTCTGGTCGATCTGGATAGCATCACTTCCTACTGCACCTGCGGGGTCATGGCTCTGAAACCTGCCCCGATCCAGGTTACCTGGCTGGGGCTAGATGCCAGTGGGTTACCCAACATCGACTACTTCCTGGCAGACCCCTACGTTTTACCAGACGACGCTCAAGAGTACTATGCCGAGAAGATCTGGCGGCTGCCCGACACCTATATTGGGGTCGATGGCTTTGAGGTGGGGGTGCCAACCCTGCGGCGAGATGAGTTGGGTATTCCCGATGATGCGGTCGTCTATCTCAGTGGTCAGTTCGCTTACAAACGTCACCCTGAGATGGTGCAATTGCAACTCCAAATCCTTAGCCAGGTGCCCAACAGTTACCTGTTAATTAAGGGGTTGGGCGACGAGCAATCTATTCAACGGTTATTTGAACAGGCAGCCGAAAAAGCTGGGGTCAGCCGCGATCGCCTGCGTTTTTTACCCCGTGACCGGAACGAGGAAACCCACCGAGCCAACGTGGCGATCGCTGATGTGGTACTCGACACCTACCCCTACAATGGCGCAACGACAACCCTGGAAACCCTGTGGTTGGGCATTCCACTCGTGACGCGCGTCGGAGAACAGTTCCCTGCCCGCAACAGCTACACCATGATGGTCAACGCTGGACTGACCGAGGGCATTGCCTGGACAAACGAAGAATATGTCGAGTGGGGCGTGCGCCTGGGACGCGATGCTAACCTGCGCCAACAAGTGACACAAAAATTGTGGCGATCGCGCCAGACCTCAACCCTGTGGAATGGCAAGCAATTTACCCGCAATGTCGAGGCAGCTTATGAGCAGATGTGGGAGAGGTATCAAGAGAAGAGAGAAGAGTGAAGAAGGAAAAAAGAAGAGAGCAAGAGGGAAAGAAGAAAAAGGGATAAAGGATGAAGGACAAAAAATGAAGAGTAGGGTGTGTCCAGAATTTTGTGTAAAATCTCATCCTGTCTTCGCTCTAACCCACCCGCAACTAAAGTGCGGGCAGATGGAAAAGGTGACAGACATACCTTAATTTAACGTGAATTCGGGATAAGGATTTCGGCGGTTAAAACGTCAAATCCTGCCTTTTCTGGAGTCCGCGTCGGCGGACTTCGCTCTAATAGCCGCGAATTCATTCGTCGGGCTCTTAAACCAAACTGACGTTAATTTATACCAATTTGAATTGGCTTCGCTGCACATGATTCCGTAAGGGCGTTTCGCGAAACGCCCCTCCCCACTGATCTGCCACAATCAAACATTAAATTGGTATTACATACCTTCTGGGCGATCGCCAACTACAACGACCTCCACTCCGTCACCCCATCACCCCCTTGCGAGGCGTGGCGCAGCCTTCACCCATTTCCCCATTCCCCATTCCCTCTCCTTCCTACTGCTGATACAGCACAAAGCTATGCGGTTGAATTGTGACCTCATTCTGACCCTCTAGCTGCTCTGGCATAGAGGTTCCCTGTCCCATCCACTTTGGTTCTGACGAATCCAAAATCTTCCTCCAGTTGCCAGGAGGAGTTGAGGGTTTCAGGGCGATCGCCTGCAAATTGAAGTTCATCACACAAAAGATCTGACTGTCTTGATTCCAACGATGCAAGAACATCAGTTTTTGGTCTTCCAGTGCTGAAGCTTCTAAATTTTGTTTGTCTAATTTCTTCAACGCTGGAATGGTGCGTCGTAGTTGAATCAAGTGCTGATAAAACTCCAACAACACTTTGTGTTTACCTTCGTTGCGCTTTTCCCAGGTCAGTTGCGATCGCTTAAACGTCTCCAAACTCTCTGGGTCAGCATATTCCCCTTCAATGTGAAAAGCAGCGAACTCTTCTTTGCGACCTGCTCTTACCGCTGCAATCAACTCTGGATCAGAATGGCTAACGAAGTATAGAAAAGGGGCTTCTTCGCCATACTCTTCACCCATAAATAACAGCGGCACGTTAGGAGATAAAAACAGCGTTCCGGCAGCCAACTTCAAGGCTTCAAATGAAACGAGATGGGTAAGCCTTTCCCCTAATAATCGGTTGCCCACCTGGTCATGATTCTGAATGCAAACAATGAATTGATAACCGGGGCGATCGCTCACATCACTGCCATGCCATCGATTGCGATAAACCGAATAATCCCACGAGTAAACAAAGGTTTTCTTAAACGCTTTTGCCAGTTGTTCACAGCGACCATAATCGATGTAATAACCGATATTTTCACCTGTTAGCAAGGTATGAACACAGTGATGAAAACTATCATTCCATTGAGCATCAATTCCATATCCACCAATGACACTTTCCCGAACGACGCGCGCATCGTTTAAATCTGATTCAGCTATCAGGTAAAACTTACGCCCCTGCTGTTGAGAAAATTCATTTGTTCTGTCTGCCAACTCTTGCAAAAAGTGTCGCGCACCTAAGTCGTAAATCGTATCCGTCGCATCTAATCTCAGCCCATCAATATGATAGTGTTCAAACCAATACAACGCATTTTGAATGAAAAAGTTGCGCACTCCATAGTTATGAGCACCATCAAAATTAATCGCACTCCCCCAGGGCGATCGATGTCGTTCGGTAAAAAATGGAGCGTAATTTCCAATGTAATTTCCTTCAGGGCCAAAGTGGTTGTAAACCACATCTAAAATAACTGACATTCCCTGTTGATGCGCGGCGTCAACTAACTTTTTAAGACCTTCGACCCCACCGTATGAGTGTTGTGCCGCATAGGGATAAACGCCATCGTATCCCCAGTTTCGCGCTCCTGGAAATTGGGCGATCGGCATAATCTCAATTGCATTCACTCCAAAATCATATAACTCTTTTAATCGAGGAATGATCGCTTCAAATGATGCATTGGGAGTAAATGTTCCAACATGCAATTCATAAATAATCAAATCTTCAAGCGGAATGCCAGACCAATTTTGATCTGTCCATTGAAATGTTTGATGATCTACAACTTCAGAGGGACCATGTACGTCCTGAGGTTGAAAATTAGACGCTGGATCAGGTAGATCACTTTTGCCATCTAACTGATAGAAATAGCGCGTTCCAGGTGCAATATCATCTGCAATAACTTGCCAATATCCCAACTCA contains these protein-coding regions:
- the treZ gene encoding malto-oligosyltrehalose trehalohydrolase: MKVGSRYLGNNRCEFTVWAPFLKEVAVKVVSPVERLLPMQSIELGYWQVIADDIAPGTRYFYQLDGKSDLPDPASNFQPQDVHGPSEVVDHQTFQWTDQNWSGIPLEDLIIYELHVGTFTPNASFEAIIPRLKELYDFGVNAIEIMPIAQFPGARNWGYDGVYPYAAQHSYGGVEGLKKLVDAAHQQGMSVILDVVYNHFGPEGNYIGNYAPFFTERHRSPWGSAINFDGAHNYGVRNFFIQNALYWFEHYHIDGLRLDATDTIYDLGARHFLQELADRTNEFSQQQGRKFYLIAESDLNDARVVRESVIGGYGIDAQWNDSFHHCVHTLLTGENIGYYIDYGRCEQLAKAFKKTFVYSWDYSVYRNRWHGSDVSDRPGYQFIVCIQNHDQVGNRLLGERLTHLVSFEALKLAAGTLFLSPNVPLLFMGEEYGEEAPFLYFVSHSDPELIAAVRAGRKEEFAAFHIEGEYADPESLETFKRSQLTWEKRNEGKHKVLLEFYQHLIQLRRTIPALKKLDKQNLEASALEDQKLMFLHRWNQDSQIFCVMNFNLQAIALKPSTPPGNWRKILDSSEPKWMGQGTSMPEQLEGQNEVTIQPHSFVLYQQ
- a CDS encoding O-linked N-acetylglucosamine transferase, SPINDLY family protein encodes the protein MVNLYSSSLTSLQLYEHALQCLHNGDYQQAVTLFEQVIEAEPNRSAGWYLGLAHLLQGQEEEAQMIWLMAIAEADSEEADLWTGELLQILHSEAEQREPAVSEPTEDEAPVKEQDIQQEQLAWLIRRHIYEIAPQDVTNLLKLVQRSLRLNRFQPDDLVDLGLIEQLQTEPYPDVDTGLLFQVLKDLLQQVPLAPQVADLTEACLPYVQDPTPIVDLLLPVASKLHEVRRNKGLAYRYADMCMRLDGDRADVVNQLCCICQDDRRYTEGIELARRYYDKCNTIIEKIVGNALLLRGLMNTGTHWQEAEAVLHRQTELFQTLIADDEGNVDRFFDVSVICTPLFFYPYFEDNPRVNRTLQNQVAALYLKGLQGYLEKHVEDYQPYPQAPLVRSPEHKKLRIGYLSRFFYRHSIGWLCRWLFEHYDRDRFDVYAYFIQLTDLDDFSKQWFVSKATRSCSFDGDNLGIAKAIREDEIDILVDLDSITSYCTCGVMALKPAPIQVTWLGLDASGLPNIDYFLADPYVLPDDAQEYYAEKIWRLPDTYIGVDGFEVGVPTLRRDELGIPDDAVVYLSGQFAYKRHPEMVQLQLQILSQVPNSYLLIKGLGDEQSIQRLFEQAAEKAGVSRDRLRFLPRDRNEETHRANVAIADVVLDTYPYNGATTTLETLWLGIPLVTRVGEQFPARNSYTMMVNAGLTEGIAWTNEEYVEWGVRLGRDANLRQQVTQKLWRSRQTSTLWNGKQFTRNVEAAYEQMWERYQEKREE